In one window of Spartinivicinus marinus DNA:
- a CDS encoding glycosaminoglycan attachment site, whose amino-acid sequence MNLFDAIIPVEKQHPIYKLICEEKYTPERVVLLDWADGFIDRDGNFVHEFQSTFEPCLWELYLHACLKELGASIDFSFSRPDFVATCGESICIEATIAAPPVGGAAPYGHDASDIPDDLNEFNSQSTLRICNSFSSKEKKYRESYCHLSHVQGKPFVIAIASFDRPYSHMAAGRPVLSALYGLYHDEEMTIASGSPEVISYNVGGVVKNEITDIPLGYFVDDSYSHISAVVYSSLATWGKIRALADNPNANSVYTTFHPNDADIKPTMKVNPKREYVEDLFDGLYVFHNPFATRPLNKTTLNHSRVAQFFVKEDGELEVIAPNDFLLVRFLQTVNKKM is encoded by the coding sequence ATGAATCTATTTGATGCAATTATCCCGGTCGAGAAGCAACATCCAATATATAAGCTAATTTGCGAAGAAAAGTACACTCCCGAACGCGTGGTGCTTTTAGATTGGGCGGATGGTTTTATAGATCGTGATGGGAATTTTGTACATGAGTTTCAAAGCACTTTCGAACCATGTTTATGGGAGCTGTATTTGCACGCATGCTTAAAAGAACTTGGAGCATCAATAGATTTTTCATTTTCAAGGCCAGATTTCGTTGCTACTTGTGGAGAGAGTATTTGCATTGAAGCAACAATCGCTGCCCCACCGGTAGGTGGGGCAGCGCCTTATGGGCATGATGCTTCTGACATTCCAGATGATTTAAATGAATTCAATTCTCAATCGACTTTGAGAATATGCAATAGCTTTTCTTCTAAAGAGAAAAAGTACAGGGAAAGTTACTGTCATTTATCTCATGTTCAGGGAAAACCTTTTGTAATTGCTATAGCCTCATTTGATAGACCATATTCTCACATGGCGGCAGGCCGTCCAGTCCTTAGCGCGCTGTATGGTCTTTATCATGATGAAGAAATGACTATTGCTAGTGGGTCCCCTGAAGTGATTAGTTATAATGTTGGTGGTGTTGTAAAGAATGAAATAACTGATATTCCACTTGGATATTTTGTAGACGATTCCTATAGTCATATAAGTGCAGTTGTTTATAGTTCGCTGGCTACGTGGGGAAAAATAAGGGCTCTAGCCGATAATCCTAATGCCAATTCAGTTTACACCACCTTTCATCCTAATGACGCTGACATTAAACCAACAATGAAAGTCAACCCCAAAAGGGAATACGTCGAAGATTTGTTTGATGGGTTATATGTATTTCACAACCCATTCGCTACAAGACCATTGAATAAAACTACTTTAAATCATTCTCGAGTGGCTCAATTTTTTGTAAAAGAAGATGGTGAGCTTGAAGTTATAGCTCCTAATGATTTTCTGCTTGTACGCTTTCTGCAAACAGTAAATAAGAAGATGTAA
- a CDS encoding contractile injection system protein, VgrG/Pvc8 family translates to MPSLQITIPSFPVNIQNYLISLELTDEAGIKSDSVTLKLSDHEGSLPIPAKGTKLAVAIQNIHMGDFIIDEVSLSGPPNQMTIQAKGANLRDQIRSPKSRSWHQKKLVDIVTTVANDNGLKPKIAEVFTPIVIDHIDQTEESDINFLSRIALDHGAIVKPMMEHLVFVERGKTKTATGKQLSVIRISKINKWNLKAPDRQYYKSVMAKYHSAEGGKTEHIKVGKGEPIYTIKMVYPTKEAAQASAKAKLNGLNDTEATLSITLVGNPELIAERPVIIQGVRAGVDGQWVVKQAKHSLSASGYTTSVSLIK, encoded by the coding sequence ATGCCTTCATTACAAATCACCATCCCATCATTTCCCGTCAACATCCAAAACTACCTAATCAGTCTCGAACTCACCGACGAAGCGGGTATCAAGTCAGATAGCGTAACCCTAAAGCTTTCTGATCATGAAGGTAGCCTACCTATTCCGGCCAAAGGTACCAAGTTAGCAGTCGCCATCCAGAATATTCATATGGGTGATTTTATTATTGATGAAGTATCACTCTCTGGCCCACCGAATCAAATGACCATTCAGGCTAAAGGAGCAAATCTTCGGGATCAGATCCGCAGCCCTAAATCACGTTCATGGCATCAAAAAAAGCTGGTAGATATTGTTACCACAGTGGCCAATGACAATGGATTGAAACCAAAAATTGCAGAAGTATTTACGCCTATTGTCATTGATCACATAGACCAGACAGAAGAGTCGGATATTAATTTTTTAAGTCGTATTGCGTTAGATCATGGGGCAATAGTTAAGCCCATGATGGAACATTTAGTATTTGTTGAACGAGGGAAAACTAAAACAGCAACCGGTAAGCAATTGTCAGTAATAAGAATTTCTAAAATTAATAAATGGAATTTAAAAGCTCCTGACAGGCAATATTATAAAAGTGTGATGGCTAAGTATCATAGTGCTGAGGGTGGTAAGACAGAGCATATAAAGGTGGGTAAAGGCGAGCCGATCTATACTATTAAAATGGTATATCCAACCAAGGAAGCAGCCCAAGCCAGTGCTAAAGCCAAGCTAAATGGGTTGAATGATACAGAAGCCACTTTAAGCATAACGTTAGTGGGTAACCCTGAGCTGATAGCTGAGCGGCCAGTGATTATTCAAGGTGTAAGAGCTGGTGTTGATGGTCAGTGGGTGGTGAAGCAAGCAAAGCATTCTTTAAGTGCTTCTGGGTATACGACGAGTGTTAGTTTAATTAAGTGA
- a CDS encoding peptide chain release factor family protein, translated as MEEDRVTLLKLDINDLPNLEKKDIEVDIIPGEWGMAGVVVKRCAVKITHIPTGLFCRCDKHRAQKLNFSQAAIELNKLVGERLSK; from the coding sequence ATGGAAGAAGATAGAGTTACATTACTAAAACTTGATATTAATGACCTTCCAAATTTAGAAAAAAAAGATATTGAGGTTGATATTATTCCTGGTGAATGGGGTATGGCAGGTGTCGTAGTAAAAAGGTGTGCCGTTAAAATCACACATATTCCAACAGGACTATTCTGTCGCTGCGATAAGCATAGAGCCCAAAAACTAAATTTTAGTCAAGCTGCAATTGAGCTAAATAAATTAGTTGGAGAAAGGCTATCTAAATAA
- a CDS encoding tail protein X: MATVYRTKDGDTLDWICKQYYGDEAFVLQVLDANPRLVEKGPVLPSGIEIDLPELKSKAQVAESLWS, from the coding sequence ATGGCGACAGTATACCGAACAAAGGACGGTGATACCCTGGACTGGATTTGTAAGCAGTATTATGGTGATGAAGCTTTTGTACTGCAGGTGTTAGATGCTAATCCGAGATTAGTGGAGAAAGGGCCTGTTTTACCTTCAGGGATTGAAATTGATTTACCTGAGCTTAAATCTAAAGCTCAGGTAGCAGAGAGTTTGTGGTCTTAA
- a CDS encoding phage tail protein → MSYTLLKLGDFIFSIKTASYQKLRQQWQFTWASQPIIGGYPQQQYTGETVRTMALSGTMYPGQYGSRDSLLHMVELAGTGAPFILVAGTGEILGYWCITQVSESGTYPDKEGICRKIEFSVSITYYGDSIPNKGR, encoded by the coding sequence ATGAGTTATACACTACTCAAGCTGGGTGATTTTATATTTTCCATCAAGACAGCCAGCTATCAAAAACTTCGTCAACAATGGCAGTTTACATGGGCCAGTCAGCCTATTATCGGTGGTTATCCTCAGCAACAGTATACCGGGGAAACCGTTCGAACGATGGCTTTAAGTGGCACCATGTACCCTGGCCAATATGGCAGTCGTGATAGCCTACTTCATATGGTTGAGCTAGCCGGTACAGGTGCACCCTTCATTTTGGTAGCGGGTACTGGCGAAATACTCGGCTATTGGTGTATCACCCAAGTGAGTGAAAGTGGCACCTACCCGGATAAGGAAGGCATTTGCCGTAAGATTGAATTCAGCGTGAGCATAACCTACTATGGCGACAGTATACCGAACAAAGGACGGTGA
- a CDS encoding phage tail assembly protein, which translates to MSEIITLQYPVEKNGETINEITLRRPKTKDMKNIEKRGGGEITQSIHMIADLSGLDINTIEELDAADFQHLNEVVAGFLESTGNQ; encoded by the coding sequence ATGAGTGAAATTATTACCCTACAATATCCAGTTGAAAAGAATGGCGAAACCATTAATGAAATCACCTTACGTCGCCCCAAAACCAAAGACATGAAAAACATTGAAAAACGGGGTGGTGGTGAAATTACTCAAAGCATCCATATGATTGCCGATTTATCCGGCTTGGATATTAACACCATAGAAGAACTGGATGCCGCAGACTTTCAACACTTGAATGAAGTGGTGGCAGGTTTTTTAGAATCGACTGGCAATCAGTAA
- a CDS encoding phage major tail tube protein, with the protein MHANNVTYATLFIDGVSQAGRVQSITLPKLTVKTEEFRGGGMDGVTHLDMGMEAMELSFTIDDCNINVLKEFGFQQGKQVPFNIKGVLRNPGQGDQGIDAVCRGLVSEIDFGEWKQAELSSLTTTVKLDYYKLTINNKLIYEIDVVNHVRNVDGKDHMQKVRDLLGL; encoded by the coding sequence GTGCACGCCAATAATGTCACTTATGCCACCCTGTTTATTGATGGGGTAAGCCAGGCAGGACGAGTGCAGTCTATTACACTTCCCAAGCTCACGGTTAAAACCGAAGAGTTTCGAGGGGGCGGCATGGATGGTGTTACTCACCTGGATATGGGGATGGAAGCCATGGAACTAAGTTTTACCATTGATGACTGTAATATCAATGTACTGAAAGAATTCGGTTTCCAGCAAGGTAAACAAGTGCCGTTTAATATCAAAGGCGTATTGCGCAACCCTGGTCAGGGTGATCAAGGAATTGATGCGGTTTGCCGTGGCCTGGTCAGTGAAATAGATTTTGGTGAATGGAAACAAGCCGAGCTATCCAGCTTAACGACCACGGTCAAACTGGATTACTACAAACTCACCATCAATAACAAACTCATTTATGAGATTGATGTGGTTAACCATGTGCGTAATGTTGATGGTAAGGATCATATGCAAAAAGTCCGTGATTTATTAGGACTTTAA
- a CDS encoding phage tail sheath C-terminal domain-containing protein, translating into MTDEFLHGVEVVEIDSGPRPIRTVKSSVIGLVGTAPDAKEDVFPYDTPVLLAGSLKKAEQLGNTGTLPAALQGIFDQIGAMVVVIRVNDKPPAAPETTDNENTALGAIIGKKGEPNTGIYALLDAKSTVHVEPRILIAPEFSHIKAAADALITAAERLGGVAIIDSPNTTGEEAVNYRKKFGKRYAYLVDPWVKVWNSNANEGKGGIVIEPPSARVAGLMAKIDNDNGFWHSPSNKLINGVLGTARPIDFKLGDKNCRANYLNSNEVTTIIQENGYRLWGNRTCSGDPKWAFINVVRTAEIIYDSLQRAHMWAVDRNISKNYVADVTEGVNNYLRRLKNIGAILGGTCWADPDLNTPDALADGKVYFNFDFTPPTPAEHITFNATLTDDYFKEVLSARQ; encoded by the coding sequence ATGACAGATGAATTTCTCCATGGCGTCGAGGTCGTTGAAATTGACAGCGGCCCACGCCCAATACGTACCGTAAAAAGCAGTGTGATTGGTTTAGTGGGGACGGCACCCGACGCTAAAGAAGATGTTTTCCCCTATGACACACCCGTTTTATTGGCAGGTAGTTTAAAAAAGGCTGAGCAACTAGGTAATACAGGTACTTTACCTGCCGCCTTGCAAGGTATTTTTGATCAGATTGGGGCAATGGTTGTCGTTATTCGGGTTAACGATAAACCACCTGCGGCTCCCGAAACAACTGATAATGAAAACACTGCACTGGGTGCCATTATTGGTAAGAAAGGTGAACCTAATACCGGTATTTATGCACTGCTTGATGCTAAAAGTACCGTACATGTCGAACCACGTATTTTAATTGCGCCAGAATTTTCACATATCAAAGCCGCTGCTGATGCCTTGATCACAGCCGCTGAGCGCTTAGGTGGAGTGGCTATCATTGATAGTCCTAACACGACAGGTGAAGAAGCAGTTAACTACCGTAAAAAGTTTGGTAAACGTTATGCCTACCTGGTCGATCCTTGGGTTAAAGTCTGGAATAGCAATGCTAACGAAGGTAAAGGCGGCATTGTCATTGAACCGCCATCAGCCCGAGTCGCGGGACTCATGGCTAAAATTGATAACGACAATGGGTTTTGGCATTCTCCCTCGAATAAATTAATTAACGGCGTGCTAGGTACCGCTAGACCGATTGATTTTAAACTCGGTGATAAAAACTGCCGAGCCAATTACTTAAATAGCAATGAAGTCACTACCATTATTCAAGAAAATGGCTACCGCCTTTGGGGCAACCGGACCTGTAGCGGTGATCCTAAATGGGCCTTTATTAATGTGGTACGTACAGCCGAAATTATTTATGACTCATTGCAACGTGCTCATATGTGGGCGGTTGATAGAAATATCAGCAAAAACTACGTGGCTGACGTAACAGAAGGTGTCAACAATTATCTACGTCGGTTAAAAAATATCGGGGCTATTTTAGGCGGCACTTGCTGGGCTGATCCTGATTTAAATACCCCGGACGCCTTAGCAGATGGCAAGGTGTATTTTAACTTTGATTTTACTCCACCCACCCCAGCTGAACACATCACCTTTAATGCCACGTTAACCGACGATTATTTTAAGGAGGTACTCAGTGCACGCCAATAA
- a CDS encoding phage tail protein — MNQEFFSLLTKQGQARIINAQALGKTVKLTTLKVGDGGEDGGKETNPKETDTSLVRDKWQGPINHIFQHPDNDNWLVAETVIVEEDGNFYITEFGLYDEDDNLIVIGKYPKTYKPTLAQGSGSSLYVRVIFELSNTANVELKIDPAIVLASRQYVDDKWKTHLEADNPHPQYVKHSLYDNEKNYTGVPDEMGSRRHCVFQGIVYRTSFESSNNESPASGGDFEVFDLKTQDNVYFHFVTPFNIYQHDAMFLFHVLGFSYNSSRILNDHFAGYCYAPNRELIKTTSEGKSAKAIYTDSQGNVIFSLFIPNTYFTTVTVDFVRVGTGTTLNRGDIKCVLSLKEKIEYTR; from the coding sequence TTGAATCAAGAGTTTTTTAGTTTGCTCACAAAGCAGGGGCAAGCAAGAATTATTAATGCCCAAGCGCTAGGTAAAACAGTTAAGTTAACCACTTTAAAAGTGGGTGATGGAGGCGAAGATGGCGGTAAAGAAACCAACCCAAAAGAAACAGATACTTCTTTAGTCCGCGATAAATGGCAAGGCCCAATTAACCATATTTTTCAACACCCAGACAACGATAACTGGCTAGTGGCTGAAACAGTTATTGTTGAGGAAGACGGTAATTTTTATATTACCGAGTTTGGCTTGTATGATGAAGACGATAATTTAATTGTCATAGGAAAATACCCTAAAACTTATAAACCAACACTGGCCCAAGGCAGTGGTAGTAGCTTATATGTCCGGGTGATATTTGAGCTAAGCAATACAGCGAATGTTGAACTAAAAATTGATCCAGCCATTGTCTTAGCTTCGCGGCAATATGTTGATGATAAATGGAAAACCCATTTAGAAGCTGATAATCCTCACCCACAATATGTTAAACACTCACTGTATGACAACGAAAAAAACTACACAGGTGTGCCTGATGAAATGGGGTCAAGACGCCATTGTGTATTCCAAGGAATTGTATATAGAACCAGTTTTGAATCCTCTAATAATGAATCGCCAGCGTCTGGTGGTGACTTTGAGGTATTTGATTTAAAAACACAAGATAATGTGTATTTCCACTTTGTTACACCGTTTAATATTTACCAGCATGATGCAATGTTTTTATTTCATGTACTGGGCTTTAGCTACAACTCAAGCCGAATTCTTAATGATCATTTCGCAGGCTATTGTTATGCGCCTAATCGAGAGCTTATAAAAACCACATCCGAAGGAAAAAGTGCTAAAGCAATATATACCGATAGCCAAGGTAATGTCATTTTTTCTCTCTTTATCCCTAATACTTACTTCACCACGGTCACAGTAGACTTTGTGCGTGTAGGAACAGGAACAACCCTTAATCGAGGTGATATTAAATGCGTATTATCACTAAAAGAGAAAATTGAATATACCCGTTAA
- a CDS encoding phage tail protein I, whose product MSLLPSNASPLEQALSDNTQRFSDIPAYPNSVWNPDTCSDNCLPWLAWALSVDEWDEAWEEQTKRNVIKASIEVHRHKGTLGAVKKALAATGVDITVTEWFEYNGQPYTFKADVNLETRGLTEKEYENINRLIKQTKNVRSHFDLTIYLTNKAKVPRLATSCQQGQQTTVIPHLTKQIDSQFCSCLTSGYQTVAKHTVLPKITTHLESQLCRFAASGFQSINILTIRPKGA is encoded by the coding sequence ATGAGCTTATTACCCAGTAATGCTAGCCCATTAGAGCAAGCATTATCCGACAATACCCAACGGTTTAGTGATATCCCTGCTTACCCGAATAGTGTCTGGAACCCTGATACCTGTTCTGACAATTGCTTACCTTGGTTAGCCTGGGCCTTATCGGTAGATGAATGGGACGAAGCCTGGGAAGAACAAACCAAGCGTAATGTTATAAAAGCATCAATAGAAGTACATCGCCATAAAGGCACGCTTGGCGCAGTAAAAAAAGCTTTGGCTGCAACCGGTGTGGATATCACGGTAACCGAATGGTTTGAATATAACGGCCAGCCTTATACGTTTAAAGCCGATGTTAACTTAGAAACCCGTGGCCTCACTGAAAAAGAATATGAAAACATTAATCGGCTAATTAAACAGACGAAAAATGTACGCAGTCATTTTGATTTAACCATTTATTTAACCAATAAAGCCAAAGTACCGCGTCTAGCTACCAGCTGCCAGCAAGGCCAACAAACAACAGTTATTCCTCATTTAACTAAACAAATTGATAGTCAATTTTGTAGTTGTCTAACATCTGGCTATCAAACTGTAGCAAAACATACTGTACTTCCAAAAATTACAACTCATTTAGAAAGCCAACTTTGTCGATTTGCTGCGAGCGGCTTCCAATCAATCAACATCTTAACTATTCGTCCGAAAGGAGCTTAA
- a CDS encoding baseplate assembly protein — MSEFTAIDLSQLPAPDVIEQIDYEMVLASMLDDLQKRDSSFTALVESDPAMKILEVCAYREMLIRQQFNERAKAVMLAYAVGSDLDHLGANYGVKRKVIDSGDDSQIPPKPPIMETDEDFRRRIQLGPEGYSTAGPVGAYLAHAHNAHDQIADVSVYSDEPGEVIITFLRRPLANEADMAPDEEIKQALLTALNDEDVRPLTDHITVQAAEIIDYSINAKLHVQQGPSSKAIIDTATTALNEYVEQCYKLGKTVALSGIYDALHMGGVTRVELLSPTADIQAKVFQAPKAKSITTNLT; from the coding sequence ATGAGCGAATTTACTGCCATTGATTTATCACAGTTACCTGCACCGGATGTAATCGAGCAAATCGATTATGAAATGGTCCTAGCATCAATGCTTGATGACCTACAAAAACGCGATAGCAGTTTTACTGCACTGGTCGAATCAGACCCTGCGATGAAGATTTTAGAGGTCTGCGCTTATCGTGAAATGCTGATTCGACAGCAGTTTAATGAACGGGCTAAGGCTGTCATGCTGGCATATGCAGTGGGTAGTGATTTAGATCATTTAGGCGCTAATTACGGTGTAAAACGTAAAGTGATTGATTCAGGTGATGATAGCCAAATACCACCAAAACCACCGATTATGGAGACTGACGAAGACTTTAGGCGTCGTATTCAATTAGGGCCTGAAGGTTATTCAACGGCTGGACCAGTTGGGGCTTATTTAGCTCATGCGCATAATGCCCATGATCAAATTGCTGATGTCTCTGTGTATTCTGATGAGCCTGGCGAGGTAATTATTACTTTTTTACGGCGACCTTTAGCTAATGAAGCAGATATGGCGCCTGATGAAGAAATCAAACAAGCGTTGTTAACCGCTTTAAATGATGAAGATGTTAGACCGCTGACAGATCATATTACCGTGCAAGCCGCCGAAATTATCGATTACTCAATTAATGCAAAATTACACGTACAACAAGGGCCGTCTTCTAAAGCGATTATCGATACAGCTACCACAGCATTAAATGAATATGTAGAGCAGTGTTATAAACTGGGTAAAACCGTAGCCTTATCCGGTATTTATGATGCGCTCCATATGGGTGGCGTTACCCGTGTGGAATTACTTTCACCCACAGCCGATATTCAAGCCAAAGTCTTTCAAGCACCTAAAGCTAAGTCTATTACAACCAATCTCACATGA
- a CDS encoding GPW/gp25 family protein, with the protein MKGTHRQTGKPLSNLDHLRQSITDILTTRIGTRLMRRDYGSRLPELVDRPMNGQWLVEIYAATAEALIRWEPRIKVNKVQAYRGEPGELLIALEGIYLPEGKPITLDGIII; encoded by the coding sequence ATGAAAGGCACTCACCGACAAACCGGTAAACCCCTTTCTAACCTCGATCACCTCCGCCAATCCATCACTGATATATTAACCACCCGCATTGGAACCCGACTGATGCGGCGTGATTATGGCAGCCGTTTGCCTGAATTAGTGGACCGCCCCATGAATGGTCAGTGGTTAGTGGAAATCTACGCGGCAACCGCTGAAGCCTTAATCCGTTGGGAACCACGCATAAAAGTCAACAAAGTTCAGGCTTATCGCGGCGAGCCAGGTGAGTTATTGATTGCGTTAGAAGGGATTTATTTACCTGAAGGCAAACCCATTACGTTGGATGGCATCATTATATGA
- a CDS encoding phage baseplate assembly protein V, with product MTTELFRVNELYRLLVNLIRPGTIHQVDHQRTRVRVQIDQLTTGWLPWLTTRAGYDQSWWAPEVGEQVIVLSPSGELANGFVLPAVYQNKHPAPSHDPDESVWQFKNHARFSYHRGNDELTIHLTGAGNTKLISPEGIHFVGDLFVEGNIKATQEITDHTRSMQGDRDIYNGHQHDVVGHSTAVPTGNKQ from the coding sequence ATGACTACCGAGTTGTTTCGAGTAAATGAGCTTTACCGGCTACTGGTTAATTTAATTCGACCAGGCACTATCCATCAAGTTGATCACCAGCGCACACGAGTAAGAGTGCAAATCGATCAATTAACCACTGGCTGGTTACCCTGGCTTACAACAAGAGCCGGTTATGACCAAAGTTGGTGGGCACCGGAAGTGGGTGAACAAGTGATTGTGTTATCACCCAGTGGTGAGCTAGCCAATGGGTTTGTGTTACCTGCTGTCTATCAAAACAAGCATCCAGCTCCTAGCCATGATCCTGATGAATCGGTGTGGCAGTTTAAAAATCATGCTCGGTTTAGCTATCACCGAGGCAATGATGAATTAACGATTCATTTAACGGGCGCAGGTAACACCAAACTGATTAGTCCTGAAGGTATTCATTTTGTGGGTGACCTGTTTGTTGAAGGCAACATTAAAGCGACTCAAGAGATCACCGATCACACGCGAAGCATGCAGGGTGATCGGGATATTTATAACGGACACCAGCATGATGTTGTAGGGCATAGCACTGCGGTTCCTACAGGTAATAAGCAATAG
- a CDS encoding HK97-gp10 family putative phage morphogenesis protein encodes MKLDINLRDVEELTEQLRDVEEKLINRAVRQGLLEIIKPVKKQMKQNAPVDTGELKKAINHKSFAKDQFAVVYSGISQKKHQPSVVQKALAMEYGNERQKAKKPFIQPAVDQSNFSNAKQEVIELIEKRLDELLND; translated from the coding sequence ATGAAACTTGATATTAATTTACGGGATGTTGAAGAGTTAACTGAACAACTTCGAGATGTAGAAGAAAAACTGATTAATCGGGCGGTACGGCAAGGCTTATTAGAAATCATTAAGCCGGTTAAAAAGCAGATGAAGCAAAACGCGCCAGTTGATACCGGTGAGCTTAAAAAAGCGATTAATCATAAATCCTTTGCTAAAGACCAATTTGCAGTGGTTTACTCCGGCATTTCACAAAAAAAACACCAGCCATCCGTCGTACAAAAAGCATTAGCCATGGAATATGGCAATGAACGGCAAAAAGCTAAAAAGCCCTTTATTCAACCCGCTGTTGATCAATCCAATTTTTCCAATGCCAAGCAGGAGGTTATCGAGCTGATTGAAAAACGGCTTGATGAATTGCTAAATGATTGA
- a CDS encoding phage head closure protein encodes MRAGRLKHRITIEKPELIKDEFGQPTKTWVTVCQTRAAIDPISGKEFFAAQQINNAINYKITIRYRPGIKSQFRVKYKDRTFEIHAPLNPREANRELLLMCEEHET; translated from the coding sequence ATGAGAGCCGGCCGCTTAAAACATCGTATTACCATTGAAAAACCTGAGTTAATTAAAGATGAATTCGGCCAACCGACTAAAACCTGGGTAACGGTATGTCAAACCCGAGCGGCCATTGACCCCATATCAGGTAAAGAGTTTTTTGCAGCCCAGCAAATTAATAATGCGATTAATTACAAAATAACGATTCGTTATCGGCCTGGGATTAAATCGCAGTTTCGGGTGAAGTATAAAGACCGTACTTTTGAAATTCATGCGCCACTTAACCCAAGAGAAGCCAACCGCGAACTGCTACTCATGTGTGAAGAGCATGAAACTTGA
- a CDS encoding head-tail connector protein gives MIELNLVKKHLNVDEEFTEDDAYLQVLIEAAVAHFESTTQRPLVQENPTDTAVVITREIEIGLLMLIGHWYNNRESVVIGGVVSELPLSTQTIWNKYRFKSL, from the coding sequence ATGATTGAACTCAACCTAGTAAAAAAACACCTCAATGTTGATGAGGAGTTTACGGAAGATGACGCTTATTTGCAGGTATTAATAGAAGCGGCTGTTGCCCATTTTGAAAGCACCACACAACGCCCGCTCGTGCAAGAAAACCCTACTGATACCGCTGTAGTTATCACTCGTGAAATTGAAATTGGTTTATTAATGCTCATTGGCCACTGGTATAACAACCGGGAGTCTGTAGTGATTGGCGGGGTTGTCAGTGAATTACCGTTATCTACCCAAACTATTTGGAATAAATACCGTTTTAAATCCCTATGA